A genome region from Bufo gargarizans isolate SCDJY-AF-19 chromosome 2, ASM1485885v1, whole genome shotgun sequence includes the following:
- the LOC122928955 gene encoding zinc finger protein OZF-like, which produces MDDLQYGLVEGNPLERCPQEERMMGDPPCKSEVEEDIPGDVTTENSCKNSVGQLMSLNYKAEDKDSIPCSSGQNLIITLNVHPGLHSTDRSYNSTNHQEPSPGQSQIVTTSTGHKGSKRFQCGKQLTKSSALSTHRRIHTVEKPYPCSECGKCFTEKYSLVTHKRRHTGEKPYSCSECGKCFTDKSSLIIHERRHTGEKPYSCSECGKCLTDKSSLVRHERSHTGEKPYSCLECGKCFTQKSDLVTHERIHTGEKPYLCSECGKCFIQKSDLIRHKRTHTGEKPYSCLECGKCFISKAHLRNHQKSHTGENLYSCPECGKHFTHKSFLVIHERHHTGEKPYSCSECGECFTQKSNLVRHERHHKGENMYSCSECGKCFTRKSNLVTHERSHTGEKPYSCSQCGKSFITKAQLRKHQRSHTGDKQFSCSECGKCFTQKSDLGRHQVIHTVEKPFSHILTY; this is translated from the coding sequence AAAATTCCTGCAAGAATTCTGTTGGACAGTTGATGTCACTGAATTATAAAGCAGAAGATAAGGATAGCATACCGTGCTCTTCAGGACAAAACCTCATCATTACCCttaatgtacatccaggacttcacagtacTGATCGTTCATATAATTCCACTAATCATCAGGAACCTTCTCCTGgccaatcacagattgttaccacAAGTACAGGTCATAAGGGAAGTAAAAGGTTTCAGTGTGGTAAACAGCTTACAAAAAGCTCAGCTCTTTCTACACACAGAAGAATTCACACAGTGGAGAAGCCATAcccctgttcagaatgtgggaaatgctttacagAAAAATACAGTCTTGTTACACATAAgagacgtcacacaggagaaaaaccatattcatgttcagaatgtgggaaatgttttacagataagtCAAGCCTTATTATACATGAgagacgtcacacaggagagaagccatattcatgttcagaatgtgggaaatgtcttacagataaatcaagtcttgttagacatgagagaagtcacacaggagagaaaccgtattcatgtttagaatgtggaaaatgctttACACAAAAATCtgatcttgttacacatgagagaattcacacgggAGAAAAACcgtatttatgttcagaatgtgggaaatgttttatacaAAAATCAGATCTGATTAGACAtaaaagaactcacacaggagagaaaccatattcatgtctagaatgtgggaaatgttttatttctaAAGCACATCTCAGGAATCATCagaaaagtcacacaggagagaatctgtattcatgtccagaatgtgggaaacatTTTACACATAAATCatttcttgttatacatgagcgacaccacacaggagagaaaccatattcatgttcagagtgtggggaatgttttacacagaaatcaaatcttgttagacatgagagacaTCACAAAGGAGAGAAcatgtattcatgttcagaatgtgggaaatgttttacacggaaatcaaatcttgttacacatgagagaagtcacacaggagagaagccatattcatgttcacaaTGTGGAAAAAGTTTTATTACTAAAGCACAACTTAGaaaacatcagagaagtcacacaggagataaacagttttcatgttcagaatgtgggaagtgctttACACAAAAATCGGATCTTGGTAGACATCAGGTAATTCACACAGTAGAGAAACCATTTTCACATATTTTAACATATTAG